The Natronosporangium hydrolyticum nucleotide sequence CGCGCTCACCGGCCGCCGGCTCGACGTACCAGTGATTGTGGACCATCATGGCACCGCGGTGGCGTTGGGCGAGTACGACTGCACGGTACGCCGCGGCCCGGAGCTACTGCTCGCCGAGTGCCCGTCGCCAGCGGTCTCCGCCCGGCTCCGGGAACGCCTGTGTCGGGCGGCGACCGAGGCGGTGACCGCCTTGGGCGGCACCGGACTGATCACCGTGGAGTTCCTGATCACCCCGGCGGGCGACTGTCGAGTTCTCGCGCTGCGCCCGGCGTTGCCACCAGGCCTGCCGGCGATCGAGTGCGCCACCGGGCTGGACCTGGTGCGGCTGCAGCTGTTGGTCGGCGAGGAGTCCCCGCTGCCGTTCCGCACCGCACCCGCGCTGCGCGGCCACGCGATCACCGGCCAACTACGGGCACAGGACCCGGCGTACGCGTGGCAACCCACTAACGGTCGGCTGCACCGGTTCGGGTTCGGGCCGGTCGTGGGCGCGTTCCGACCGCTGGCCGGGCCCGGGCTGCGGCTGGACTCGGGGGTCGCCACCGGTGAGGAGGTGGGCACCCACTACGGCCCGGAGTTGGCGAGCCTCACCGCCTGGGCACCGACCCGGCATGAGGCGACCCGCCGGCTGGCCCGGGCGTTGACCGGTGCCCACCTACACGGCCCGACCACTAACCGGGAGCTGCTGGTCCGGGCGTTGCGTCACCCGGATTTCCAGGCCGCCACGCTCGACACCGATTTCCTGCCGCGACACCCGGAGCTGCTGGCCCCACTACTGTCGGTCGTGGACTCGCACCGGCTGGCCGGGTTGGCGGCGGCGCTGGCCGCCGCCGCCGACCGGCGCGGCCGGGCCCGGGCGCTGGCGACGATCGGTTCGGGGTGGCGCAACGTACCTTCCGGCGCCCAGACGACGGTCTATGCGAGTCCGATGGGGACTTTTGAGATCGGGTACCGGTTCGATCGGACCGAGGAGCTGCAACACTGGTGGGTCCGCGGCGTCGATCCGGACGAGGTGGACCTGGCTGGGCTGGGCCAGCCGACCAGCCGGCCGGCGGACCGGCCGCCGGTGGCGTTGGTGTCGGCAACCGGCGAACGGGTGGTGCTCGACGTAGCCGGCGTGCTGACCAGTTATTCGGTCCACCGGGTCGGCGAAGTCTCCTATGTCGACTGCCCAGACGGCTCGGTCGCGCTCACTGAACTGCCCCGTTACCCGGCTTCGGTGGCGCCGGCGGAGGGCTGGGCGTAGCCGCCGGTCGGCACCCGGGCCGACGCGCGCACCGCCTCCGGCCCCGGCGGCCGTTCCAGCACCAGCTCCGCCAGCAGATCCCGGAGCCGGCCGGCGCTGGGGCGGGCCAGCGGATCGTTCGCCATCCCCAGCCGCAGCAGATCGATGAAGCTGGCCGACACCCCGGGCACCTCTGGGATCGGCTCCTCGAACAGCTCCAGCAGCGCCAACACGCTGGGGCTGCGATCCGGTTGCAGCCGCGGCGGCCGGCCGCTGAGCATCGCGTACAGCGTGGCGCTGAGCCCATACACGTCGACCGCGGAGGTCGGTGAGCCATACCGCAGGGTCTCGGGGGGAGAGTACGCCGGTGTGTGCACCTCCAGGGTGATCGAGGTCTCGCGGGTCTCCGCGAGCACCGCCAACCCGAAGTCGGCGAGCAGCGGCTCACCAAACCGGCTGATCAACAGGTTCGCCGGTTTGATGTCCCGGTGCAGCACCCCGCTGTCGTGCGCCACCGCCAGCGCGTCCGCGATCTTCGTCCCGACATCGCGGGTCTCGCTGGGGGTAAGCGGGGCGGCGCGCAGCCGCTCCGCGTATGAACCGTCGCACAACTCCATGATCATGTACGGGTGTTGGTCGGCGGTCACCCCCACGTCGTGCAGATCGACCACGTACGGATGCGCCGACATCTGCCCGGCGGCGCGCGCCTCACGGAGGAACCGGCGCTGGTCGCGCTCGCCCTCCAACGTGCGATTCTCGACCTTGACCGCCACCTCGCGGCCGATCGAATCCTGGATGGCCCGGTAGATCGTGGCGTATCCGCCGCGGGCGAGCACCGACAAGTTGGACAATCCGGGGATCGTCGGCACAACCACCTGCGGCCTTCGTTCGCTCACGGCAACGACCGTAACTCAGTCATCTGACGTCCCGCCGCGAGCCCGTCGCGAACCGGACAGCACGGCCGGACCCCGGGTGGGACCGCGGGCCGGCATCAGGCGAGTTCGGCCAGGACCGCGTCGGCGGCCGCGCGTTCGCTGACCTGCGCGGTGGCGTACGCCAACTGAGCCGCTTCCCGAGCAGCCACCCGCGCCCGCTCCCGCGCTCCGGTGGCGGCCAACGCCTGCGCCAGCACCCGGGCCGAGAAGACCCGGCTGCGGACGTCCTGGGCCGGAACCTCCTGCGCCCGCTCCGCCCAGACCACCGCCTCGTCGGCCTCGCCATCGGCGAGCAGCGCCGCCGCGTACAGCGCCACCGCCTGCCGGCGCGGGAAGACCAGCGACGGCGCCTGCGCCGCCGCCGCCAACGGCGCCAGCACCGCCAGCGCGGCGGGGTACTCACCGGTGGCGAGCCGGGCGGCGCCGAGCAGCGCCTGCGGCCCCACCAGCGCCGGCTCCAGCACCCCGTGCGGCTCCACGATCGCCTGCACCGCCTCCGCCTGCGCGATCGCGGTCGCCGGATCACCGGACTCCAGCGCCACCAGCCCCCGGACGGTGCGGGCGACGCCGATCAGCAGTGGATGGCCGGCCCGCTCGCAGTATTCGCGGGCGTCATCGAGCAGGTCGGCGGCGTGCTCGGCCTCGCCCAACCCCCGCGCGACCACCCCCCGGACCACCAGCGCCAGCCCCCGGCCCCAGTCGTCGTCGGCCGCGGCGAAGTCCCGGTACGCCCGCCGGGCGAGCCGGTCCGCCTCACCCAACTCCCCCAGCTCCGCGCTGGCGAACGCGGAGACCGCCCGGAGCGTCCCGACCGCCCACGCCTCCCCCACCCGCTCACCGAACGGCAGGAAGGTCCGGGCCAGCCGCTTCGCCTCGGCGAGGCGACCCGCCAACAGCCGGTTGAATGCGGTGGTCCCGCGCAGCCAGGTACGCCCGAACGGGTCCCGCTGCTCGGCGAAGAGTCGGGCCGCGCGACCCAACGCCGCGTCCGCGCCCGCGAAGTCGCCCCGGGAGGTGCTGACCCACGCCAGGTGGTGCAACGACCAGGCTTGG carries:
- a CDS encoding serine/threonine-protein kinase: MSERRPQVVVPTIPGLSNLSVLARGGYATIYRAIQDSIGREVAVKVENRTLEGERDQRRFLREARAAGQMSAHPYVVDLHDVGVTADQHPYMIMELCDGSYAERLRAAPLTPSETRDVGTKIADALAVAHDSGVLHRDIKPANLLISRFGEPLLADFGLAVLAETRETSITLEVHTPAYSPPETLRYGSPTSAVDVYGLSATLYAMLSGRPPRLQPDRSPSVLALLELFEEPIPEVPGVSASFIDLLRLGMANDPLARPSAGRLRDLLAELVLERPPGPEAVRASARVPTGGYAQPSAGATEAG
- a CDS encoding biotin carboxylase N-terminal domain-containing protein; its protein translation is MLVASRGEAARRVLASCRLVGLETVAVYSDADARAPHIADADWAVHLPGNALTATYRRGDRLLAAARRVDADAVHPGWGLLAADPDFAAAVTDDGRSWLGPPAKLLAALRDEPATTARLAEAGVRVVSRPAAAALTGRRLDVPVIVDHHGTAVALGEYDCTVRRGPELLLAECPSPAVSARLRERLCRAATEAVTALGGTGLITVEFLITPAGDCRVLALRPALPPGLPAIECATGLDLVRLQLLVGEESPLPFRTAPALRGHAITGQLRAQDPAYAWQPTNGRLHRFGFGPVVGAFRPLAGPGLRLDSGVATGEEVGTHYGPELASLTAWAPTRHEATRRLARALTGAHLHGPTTNRELLVRALRHPDFQAATLDTDFLPRHPELLAPLLSVVDSHRLAGLAAALAAAADRRGRARALATIGSGWRNVPSGAQTTVYASPMGTFEIGYRFDRTEELQHWWVRGVDPDEVDLAGLGQPTSRPADRPPVALVSATGERVVLDVAGVLTSYSVHRVGEVSYVDCPDGSVALTELPRYPASVAPAEGWA